In Thunnus albacares chromosome 10, fThuAlb1.1, whole genome shotgun sequence, a single window of DNA contains:
- the ccdc85b gene encoding coiled-coil domain-containing protein 85B produces the protein MGSEAEMLNRELSKMSDEDLLACSKEELVSRLRKEESEKMSALIQRGRLIKEVNKQLQGHLLEIRELKVINQRLQEENVELRDLCCFLDDDRLKVKKLAREWQLFGHHAAKVMREDLGGYLKKLADLERMQDGLVKENLDLKELCLVLEEECVSRSDSSPGGSTELNLPCMVARDLGDGSSSTGSVGSPDQLHLVCSPDD, from the coding sequence atggGTAGCGAAGCTGAGATGTTAAACAGGGAACTGTCAAAGATGTCTGACGAGGATTTGCTGGCGTGCTCCAAAGAGGAGCTGGTGAGCCGGCTGCGTAAAGAGGAGTCGGAGAAAATGTCAGCTCTCATCCAGCGCGGACGGCTGATAAAAGAGGTAAATAAACAGCTGCAGGGACACCTCCTTGAAATCAGGGAACTGAAAGTCATCAATCAGCGCCTGCAGGAGGAAAACGTGGAGCTGCGAGACTTGTGCTGCTTCCTGGACGACGACCGGCTCAAAGTGAAGAAGCTGGCCAGGGAATGGCAGCTGTTCGGGCACCACGCAGCCAAAGTGATGCGGGAGGACCTGGGCGGGTACTTGAAAAAGCTCGCCGACCTGGAGCGTATGCAGGACGGGCTGGTGAAGGAGAATTTGGACCTGAAGGAGCTGTGCCTGGTCCTGGAGGAGGAGTGCGTCAGTAGGAGTGACTCCAGTCCCGGAGGGTCAACCGAGCTAAACCTGCCCTGCATGGTGGCCCGGGACCTCGGGGACGGGAGCTCGAGCACAGGCAGCGTGGGAAGTCCTGACCAGCTTCACCTAGTGTGCTCACCTGATGACTGA